CTCTAACTTATGTTTTGAGCAGTCGTTTCTGTGGAATAGTCCCTGACTTTCACTAATGATCTAATTAATGTGCTCAATAGATCTGTTTAAAAAATGAAGAGCATTTAAGTAGATGTGAATTAAATCAGTTTGTTCTGCTAGTGTACTCTAGTGTTCACACTTCTGAGCTTTTATTTAGTGTGTGACTGTGTTTTTCAGGCTGCGCACAGATGGTCTCTTATTTGATGCTGCTGGTAGAGTTGGCTGTCTACCTGTTCATCCTCTActgttttatttctctctttaaaCTGAAGATTAACTGGGAAGAAAAAACTCTGTCATCCGAAACAAGTGAGTGAGACTTCAAATGAGAAATATAAAACTGATTTGCCAAGGAGCTGATGTTTCCTTTAGTTTTTGAACAGATTTATAAATATGAGTACAAACATAGAATTGAACTGTTGTAAAAGTTATGAGTTTCATAGAGATATGTTGAAATCGTATTTCAATCCAAAACGATATCTTAAATAAAtgaggaataaattttttttattcatatatataaaaataaaatatttcatttataataCGTTTTATGTAGACACATTGTTTTTgcattgttaatgttagttaggatagtttcagaaaatataacagtgcaaaaaaatacattcattttgtTAACATTCATTTGCAAAAATATTTATTGCAGGActacttatttattttcttttgatgttGAGGTGAAATATGAACCCAAAATGTTCTTGGAAAATTCATCTGATTAACCTGCTATACCTGATGTGGTTATAGTTGTTTTGTGATTATTGTGCCTTGATATGAAACTTAATTCTGTTTCAGTCAACATATTCtttcacaaaaatctaaatatggcTATAAATACATcagttagttattttattatttacttcatTACTGCTCCACTTATTTCTGAACTTTCTTTCAGATTTCACTCCAAAGGCATTTAATGCGTTTCTGGAGGTTTTTCAGGAGCTCACTATCTGGATTGGTGTCCTGTCGTTCACCTGGGAAGCGGTGTCTGCCATGCTAACGTAAGCTCTATCGGGAATGGTTATGAGAATCTGATCTTTTTCGTGGGTGtacaaaaagaaaagattttGAATTTCAGCCTATGATTTTGCCAAAGTCCATTGTGCAAAAGACAAGCCAAGAAATCTCCCATCTGTTTCCTCTGTCAGTTGCGTGTGCACACGAGGTATTGTCAGCAAGCTCTGGTCTCTCATTCAGTGGGCGCTCATCACGGCAGCTGCTGCGGCTGTCTTTGCCCTCAGTGTGGTGAGTTACATGTCCTACATATGGTTGCCACTGCAGTGTCAAAAActgattgattctttttttttttttttgcttgtttgcttCATCCAGTCATATTGATAATGCATACCTGTTCTGAGGCTCAAGTATTACATAATTGCACTGGAGACtttctatttattcatttgtttcaatttcctttaaaaataactatattgttataacattttaaatatatttgtttcatGCACTTTTTACACACAAGTAATGCAGCGCCCTCTGCTGTCCGTAAGCATATAACCTGATCTATATAGACTGCACTGGTCAAATAGTAGAGCTTTCAAgcgattaaaattattttatctaaTTAAATACATGACAATTGCATTAATAATGCTATGAGGTTAATGGGTTTTGAATAggcatttgtgtttttaaaaagaaatactgaaatgatttttattttttaatgaaatgacacgctaaataaaaaaataaaaacgcctGCAAGTCATTCATCCAGCTGATTTATTCACAGTTTATTCCTTTAGAAATTAAGCAAGTCTTTATGAATGGATCACTATATCATTAGCTCACTCGCTTTGTTCGAAACtgtggattcattcagtaataAAACACCACTCTGTGTTTCTTGGAAAGGCACAACAGTTCAGCTGTGGCTTTGTTTGAAACACTttttgttggcaaaattgagcataAACGAACCATACTGTGTCTAAAATgcattattaactttttatttattaaactgttgtataaaaatcAATATCACACTTGCAATCATGCACATATTTGGGGAAAAAACTGCACTCTTGCTCGTGAGATATTGCTAGACTAGGCCTATATcctatgattaaatataaatcaaaaaCCCAAACGGGGCATTTTTGCCTCAAATCTTGAATTTTAGGAGCATATAACTGCATTCTAATAGAACACATCACATGATCATCTTGCAGCAACTGCATCCAATGTCAGATGACCTGCAGGTgcattaaatgttaataattttaatgcataattttctccataattaattgcACCAAACTTAAATTTTAAAGGTACCAAAGGTAAATTTTGGGCAGTTTTTCCAGGTTTTGTATACAAGTAAATGTGTGCACGTGTGTTGGTGTTTCCACACAGGTTCCATACACATCCATGGCTGGTATGTCAGCCAGTAAAGTATTACCTGCAGTGCGAGACGCGTACAGCACTGTAGAGAGGTTCCAGCTGGTCGGGTCATACGGCATCCAGCACAGAATGACCTCTGCTAAGGGCAGGCCTGAGATCATTTTAGAGGGCAGCTATGATGGGCTGACCTGGACGGTAAGAAGGAACTGGAAAAGGTTGCCCTGCTACAACAATCCAAATCACTTATTTTTTTACTCCCTTCATAATGTCACAACCATTGTTTCCACAAAGTCTTCATTCAGTGGAAAGGTTAAAGTTTATACGCACTGGTGGACTGGTGTATTCTTGTCCTGTTGCAGGAAATGAACCCTATGTATAAACCAGGAAATGTGAATGCAGTCCCACCCATAGTAGGCCCTCACCAGCCCCGGCTGGAGTGGCTGATGTGGCAGGCAGCTCAAGAGGGCGCTGATACAAGACCATGGTTTACAGGCCTCTTACAGCGCCTCCTACAGGGCAAACCAGAGGGTGAGTGGCCATTTATCAGATTACATCGATTTAATTGTTTATCAAGATTATGATGTTTAAGATTGTCTATaatcttgtttctcttttctgtAGTGGTTGGTCTGCTTCAGGTGGATGAAGCGCAGTACCCCTTCAGTAAGAAACCACCAGTCTTTATCAAAGCCAAGCTTTATAACTACCACTTCACAGATCCTACCAAAGACAAGTGAGCACCATACCTCCGTTTAACACtcattcacatttatatattgtgcatctttttttttttggttttagatttaacattttattttgtgaattgcattttttatatatatatatatatatatatatatatatatatatatatatatatatatatatatatataatatgtataattttttttttttattgtaaagatAATTTTTAATGACTCCATTGATCCGTTAATTATGCCAAGTTAACAATTTATTTCACTGTTAAATTTGTATAATTAGTGTGAAGCTTGCGTtgtgcaagtgaacgtcgcttgattgtgccatcccaaagaagcacaaagtcacttttacagacttttaaattaaatgttccctcctggtggaatgacctccccaactcaatccagacagctgagtccttagccatcttcaagaatcggattaaaacacatctcttccatctttatttcaccctacctttctaatctttttgtattctattttcttctcttttgttatactattattattattattattattattattattattataaaaaataaaagacctctaacactagcttggtctattctttttctattctatctgttttcttttgatttattatattatttaaaagccctttctgcgtgtactgtgttaagctaactgagacttgttctagcacttatatatcattgctctttttgttgtttttgatttgcttccattgtcctcatttgtaagtcgctttggataaaagcatctgctaaatgaataaatgtaaatgtgaaataattaatcagaattaatattataattataataaaatattttattaatatcccATTTATTTAGCATTTGTTAGTAAATTACTTAAATAATTTGAATGTTAATGCTAAATTATATACAGGTAAATGTTAAATCTGTATAATTCATACATTAACTAATCTGAATTAAGtcctttatattaatattaaatgtaataaaaatatataattttcatttatgaatATCCCATTTGTtagcttttttttgtaaatccttgttacaattttaatgataatgttaaattatttacaGGCAAATTATAAAtctgtataatatattaataaaataactcctgaattcatattaatattaaatagaaaaaaacaaatgggatattcataaatgaaaaatatattttttattacattatacacacacacaaacacacacacatatatatttttattttattttttattttttttataaatccaatttttttgtaattttattagtatgttccttttgtagttttaaagttAATGCTAAATAATATACAGGTAAATGTTAAATCTGTATAATTAATACATTGCTGTGAaaaaagccatatatatatatatatatatatatatatatatatatatatatatatatatatatatatatatatatatatatatatatatatatatatatatatatatatatatatatatatatataggtcattTTAATAATGCTAAATGAAATGCAGTTCAATGATAAATCTGTATAATCAATAGAGTAACAAAGTGAACAtaatttttcttcctttttattcATATACGACTTGTTTGCTGTGGATGAAGGGATACTTCAGCTTACAGATGGTGCTGTGGTACATGAAAAAAGCTGCCTTATATAAATGCATCCACTGCACAGTTATTTAGAAACAAAAGTGAGGTCATCATATGAAAGCCCACACTAAAATAGAATTGCATGCTTTCTGTCATCCTGTTAGTTCCTGAAACTTACTAACAGAAGAGAAACAGCACTGCAGTCTGAATCTGCTCTCAAATttagtgtgcttgtgtgtgtcatTTTGGAAGGACCCATCTCCAGGCTTGGTGGAGGCGGCAGTACAAAAGGGAGTTTTTTCCCATAGTGAACCTCGATGACCCGACGCTCACGAAACTCTTAGAGGAGGCTGGACTGAAGGTAAAATGGGAATATGCgcagttcacaataaaaccagtAACATGCATTGGGAAAGGTAATCAAGTTttgatgattgattgattgattgattgcaggAGAAATTCCCAGCTCAGACCGGCTCTGACACACCTGTATCCCAAGCTGTGAGCCTCATACGAGAACACGTCAAAGGCCTCTCGGGGTCCCTCCTGCTTTCAACACTGTTAGCTACTTTAGTTGGCATCTTCCTCATCAAAGCCATCTTCTCCTGGGTCTTAGGGGGCCGAAAACCTAGACCAGTTTCAGCTGATCTCAAGACTAGGAAACCCAAAGAGCCCTCTGAGATGGCCGAGAAAAGCCAAGCAGCAGCTCCGTCCAACCGGGGAGGCAAGAAGGACTCCATTGAAAATAAGGACTCGGACAAGAGCCCCCGAAAGAGAAAATGAGCTCTTGCGGTCACTTTGTGCCTTTGTCTTTGGCCATACACAATGACAAATGATTCtctctcaggttttttttttttttcctctaagaTCAAATCTTTGATTTCTGCCTGTCACACACCTCAGATTTGTGTGTAACCACTACACCGTTTTATCTCTGTGTCGAAACCACTCAGTCAAACGCACAGTACTTTATGTAATTGGCTTTGAATGTTAACTGAGTCCATTTTTAAGCTGTCACCTGCTACACCCTTCTTTATACACCGTGGATGTCCCAAAGATTACAACGGAAGCACAAATGAgtttttttcatgatatttaaCTCATTAAATGGTTGTTGATAAACTGTTATTCCTCAGTTGTTTTTACTAATAATACAACTTGTGCATTTTTGTTTAGAGGTACTGAAATCAACCATTAAAAATGTTATTCACCTTAAAAATTTAACGTTGAAAAGGTGGCTATTTGTAATGGTGTGAAAGGGTGGAATGTTTTTTGGACGagatatttaattgtaattttgcaTCACCCTATATTGTCTCAACAAGTATGGAATACACCCGTTCTGTCAAAACGTAatccacctgtcagtcaatgAAAGTTGAAAAGCAGTCGCCACAAGGTGGCAGTGCACACACATCGTGACCGCACACTTGGGTTTGTTGAAACATAACTGCTAATTGAGTTTAATTTATTAAAGTACAATTTTAGAAATCTAAATGGAATTTTAAATATGCCGGACTTAAAACGGGTTATATCAAATTGATGTTTAATTGTGAAgccaaatgctttattttaagttaaaagaGTGTGCAGTAAGTAGATTTGTAGTTAGGTTTGGTGCAGTTCAACCAAGCGTGTTAACATTAAAGCATTATGAGTTAAtgaacaactgtgtgtgtgtgtgtatatatatatatatatatatatatatatatatatataatctcattTCATAAAACCTAATTAATTAATGTTGAcagaatctttttatttttatgaacaatataaattatattattaaaaaatatatttaaatttatatacagTGTGATAAAAACGCATGTATACGTGTGTCTgtgtagatagataaatagattgaTGTGTTCATTTTTGGACTTCGTTTGCAGTGTATTTTGTGTTAGTTTAATGGTAATTTGTATTAATACTGGTAGTTATTTGGTATTATATTTGTGTTTAATTAGGTTACTATAAATTTAGTCAGATATATTATGAATAACCCATCCAAAAATCTCAAGATGTGTTTTATTGAAACTAGCCAGAGCTGCTTCTGGTCAGGAGTTTGGGGTACTTCTCGGCTCGTCAGTCTGCTTTTAGAGGGCTTTTTGGTGTTTTACAGTTGGTCAATCTGGTCTGGATTCAGAAGGTGTTGGCTATTTTCTGGCTGATCAGGTTGGTTTCAGGGTGTTTGTGGCTATTTTCAAGTTTGGGTTTTTGCCCATTTCTCAGCTGGtttaattgtcattttttatttcatttggtcTGGTTGGTTTTAGACTGTGGAGCACTAGGAGGCCAACTCAAATCAGCCAAAACCAGCAAACAGTCTCAGACTGGtttaaccatttatttatttatttatttattcatacgaAACTCCTATGTGTCACTTGTGATTGAGGTCTGGATGAGTCACCCATGTTCCCTTGAATAGTTTTCTCTATTTTACACATTATAAGTGAGTCAAAGCGCCCTACCTCTTAAACACAGAGGACAAGTCCATCCGCCCCCATTCAATTCACAGAAGCGCTGCGGGGCGAAATTGCGCACTGAGCACGCCATGCTCTCCATCGGGACCCAAGAAGAAAGACACGCCAAAACTACTGATCCCGAGCCCGTACTGTGATCATCTGCAGTCAGGTGTACAGGCGGAAACATGCCTGCATTCCGTTGTCAGGGAAAGCGAAGAAAGTAAGGAGACACGgctgatttgtttttaatattcccATGTTCCACATGAGGGAGGTTAAGGTGAGTACGCGCACGCACACCCACAGCGTAAACGAATGCGCGGTTGAATGCCATCGTTGATTACTTTACATTCCTTATAGGGGTTGTCTAATGAAATGATTTGAATGTATCCTATGATCTTTTTCAGACTGGATAGGTGCTTGGCACTGCACGCGTTATTTACCGTCTGTATTACTGTAACTACATTGAGACTTTTTCGTTATAGATCGGAGAAAGCATTTGTGTATTAGTGTTGCTTTTTTCTGGGCTTGTGACCTGCTCAGGTGTTATTGGAAGCCCTTTAACAGATGACGTTGCCACGCTGGAAACACTGGTAAGTTTAGCTAAATTAGTTTTATTCATTGTTTTCTTGCTTACTGTGTATTGACTTGTTGTGGAACCCTACTGGACAAAGAGTTAAAATCCAGTTTGCGATGGTTTATTGGTCTCTCAAACCGGTCTGAAAGCTTTCATCTGGTCTGGACTAGCTGAAGACCAGTTTAGCCATGCAGTGAGACCGTCTTAACAGGCTTAGACTAGCTTGGCTAGGCTGGGAGATCAACAAACATTCTAGTTTTAGCTGTTTTTCCCAGCAGGGAAATCAGTAAGATTTCATATTTATCTAGTCAGGACTTTTTCCTGGTATACAACCAACCAATTCTTGTTTTGTCAACCCATCAGAGTGAAAATATTCCCAATGACTACAGAATACCTATCAGCTTCATCACCAAGGATGTGGTAAGTGTGATGCATGCCAATATTTGATGATACGGTTGACTAAGTTTGCTCTATTGTTCATGTGGATACATTTCCAGTGGCCCGAAATCATATTTGCACACTTTGAGCCACACTTTATGTatgaattttatttgtatttcaatCAAATTATCAACAATGATGCTAAAGCTTATCTTTTAACTAACTTCATTTTctgttttttgcaatgttttttaacctGCTGGGGAATTTTAGTGAATGCATAAAGTTAGTTCCCTTAGCAGGTGTACAGTAGTTCACATACTTTTGCAtttttaagtgtggcttaagtATCCAAATACATTTTAGTGCCATTTTTAGATAAAACATTATGTATTAAAGTGTTTTGTGACAGTTCCAGAAGCGACGCCTATAAGCATTTTTCTTTTCTAATATCTAAGGGTGGAGCTTGCTGGCTATATGTGAACCTGAATCACGTTGAAAGCAGTTTAAAAACGTTGGCCCGAAAGTTTGGCAACTTGTCCACCAATAAAGCAAACATCTCTATTTTTGTAACAATGCTGGAGGGTTTTCGTTTCACTCTGGACAATGAGGAGCTGGTAATATCCTCACGTTTACATTTGCATTCTTTGAAACGTTGTCGTGGCTGTCGGTTCACTCTGGTTTGTTTGACTTCTCTAGGAGGTGACAATGCAAACATTCGAGTGCCACTACAGAAGGGGAAAGTGGCTGACTAGACGTTACTTTAACCATGTTAAAGAGGTTCTTACAGCGGCTGGATCAACGCTTGGCAAATTTCATGACTGCACACCTCCTCCTTGCAAGACCCCGCCAGCTCCTCCTTTCACACCAGGTGagtgtgcaaaatatatatatttttttttctctcatgtaTATGATGCATGAGCAGGTCTAGATGgaatcttttttggaaaaaaaaatataattctgcGGAACGGATGTGAAGATGAAAAATCAAAGAACCGCGGATACGTAGAACCAATTCTCCAGAAAACTGCTGTCTTTCAGAGTTCCAAGGAGGATGCTTCCATCTGGGCTGCACATGAATTTCTTAAAGATTGAGCACATGCATGCAAAATTTGAGCACGTGtgcaaaacacacaatatagCAGTTAAATCAGTAGATATGTTGTTTGTAAAACAGGAGTGTAGCACTATCTAAGCATGCGATAACATTCTAGAGAAGCATGTGAAACCATTTGCAGGAGATCCAGCAAGAGAATGTCCCGGTGTGGCTGAACTTGACAGGCCTTCACAAAGCCCAGACTACAACCCCTTACTgtattcatttttagttttattcacaGTCTTTCTCTTGtattctttaaatatataaatataaaaaattatatatattctttttaatttCCTATACATTTAGTCAATATTACGTTGAGAAAGTGCTAAATTCAATattcaaacatttcaaaataatattaattttatcaaCAGTCTTTGTTGTGAGAACCTGAGCtcattaaataataacattataatgacTACATTATTGCAATAGAGTGTTAtgaattatttatgatttatttatacattgtgcATGTTTTAATACATTGTGCATTAAATGCAGAAAGACCATATTCTTATTAGCATGTAACTTAGTTTAGGTTTTCTGTGGCATTCGTGTCAAGTTATATGACGTTTATGTTGTGTTTGTAATACATGGTAAATCTCATATGTATAGTATGTATTTCAGTAACATTACAAACAGTTTAAAATTGTACAAGCTTTCATTCACAATTCAGTTACAGCTTTCGCCACTAAAGTGGATAATTTTAATCTAGGTTGATTACAATCtagatttttctaaaaaaaaaattatcagtccATCTTGCAGTGCTATACTTTTCATATAATATTCTCTTGGCCAacagtaattaaaatatattatcgtCATCATAACTTAATTAtagtcattataaaaaaaatttgtcttCGTtgtatcaatgaaaaaaaaaaaaaaaattttgttaatGATATTGAGGCGACTAACAATGAATCTCTGATGCTCTTATGTCTAATTGAAAGTGAATCCCCGCAGCCATGTCCCAACATAGTGGAAAGCCTTCCAAGAAAAATGGAAGCCGTTCGGGAGATTAAACACCTCATTAATGTCAGTGCTTTTTAAATGAAATGCTCAACAAACACAAAAGGGTGTGTCATTTGGCTGTCCACATACTTCATGCTGTTTAGTGTAATGTACACGTAAGAGCTAAGAAGGGAACGTGCTTTTATGTTCTGCCAGGTAAAAGCAGACAGCAAAACGGTATGAACGGAGCGACTCATGGGCTCTTGGCGCTGCTCATCATCCCTAGCATGGCAGTTCTGGTCCTCACTGTCAGGATGGTAAGTTAGTACCCTTATATACCTTTACAAAGTATAGCCATGTTTACCAGCAGCAGAGGCTTGCATCATAATTGTGAGGAAGCCCTGAAGGCGCTCAATGAAATTTTTGGCATTTTTGCATTGACAGCGCTCTGCTTTGAGAACAcccatattttgcatgtctcagtGCAGTGAACTTAATTATGATAGAAAGGACTTGTCATTCATCAAAATTATCTCAATCTGTACCTATCCGCAGGTATTTAGAAGAAGCAACGGCTGTGTGCAAAGAATGCACGAAGTCAGTTTGAATGAGCCCCACGACGGAGCTGAAGAAAGCAGAACCGAGCCCCATAGCGGAGGGCTCCCTAATTCCAGCTCTAGCAGCCAACAGGACAGGTAGAAGTCTGTTAATTGCAACATGTCTTTGTCTGTTTACCAGTTAGTAAACAAGACTTAACAAAGCCTTTTTTTCCATCAACATGTGGCATCCTTTCAGGGCGTGTGTGGATTCTTTAGGGTGTGCAGACACAGaggtttaaattaaaaatgcatgagGAAACTCATTGGAAATTGGCAGTATTTTGTGGTGAAAATCTCCGGGTTTATGAAGCGGACAATGAAGGGATTACTTTGGCTGTTCCAGGAGGGATACATGGGATGGTTCTAAACTTACTCATCAAGCCTTACCTgctcatcacaaaaaaaaattaagctgaaGAGACGAATCGCAACTTGTGTCCATCTTAACCAATCAATGAGAGTCTGTTATTATGGGATGCCATCCTAAAAACTATGGGAGAATTTCATCCGGCAGGAAGTGTGGCTCTTTGATGAGCGCATTGGTCGGTCTGCTGCTATGCCCGCGGCAGCTTGCTGGCTTTGAGGAACGCTGCTGGTCCTGCAGGCCTCCTCGAGGAGGATAAATGGCTTTTTTGTGCCAGCG
The DNA window shown above is from Carassius carassius chromosome 26, fCarCar2.1, whole genome shotgun sequence and carries:
- the LOC132105607 gene encoding lipase maturation factor 2-like, translating into MGEVKTPRQWFLWSIALVYVCAFASIYVQIPGLYGDEGILPVRLQMPKVQRPLLEQESLLGLGPSLGLAPQQVLELTCLVGVALALCAVLLEPLRDMLIFYCLRFLYFSLYNVGGDFLRSEWDELLLEAGLLAVLVAPLGLLRRHSSYRHHDPVSFWLTRWLFFRLTFCTGVSKLASSDPAWYDLSALSHHLENQMSPTPLAWYGHQLPDWLLRFGAAVVLQSEIIVPLVTFFAPIRRLRLFGFYVQLFLQLCYILTGNCSLMNLLSISLSFSLLDDDHFNSNTGPKKKKGQEKKPGGCAQMVSYLMLLVELAVYLFILYCFISLFKLKINWEEKTLSSETNFTPKAFNAFLEVFQELTIWIGVLSFTWEAVSAMLTCVCTRGIVSKLWSLIQWALITAAAAAVFALSVVPYTSMAGMSASKVLPAVRDAYSTVERFQLVGSYGIQHRMTSAKGRPEIILEGSYDGLTWTEMNPMYKPGNVNAVPPIVGPHQPRLEWLMWQAAQEGADTRPWFTGLLQRLLQGKPEVVGLLQVDEAQYPFSKKPPVFIKAKLYNYHFTDPTKDKTHLQAWWRRQYKREFFPIVNLDDPTLTKLLEEAGLKEKFPAQTGSDTPVSQAVSLIREHVKGLSGSLLLSTLLATLVGIFLIKAIFSWVLGGRKPRPVSADLKTRKPKEPSEMAEKSQAAAPSNRGGKKDSIENKDSDKSPRKRK
- the LOC132106253 gene encoding kit ligand-like; translated protein: MFHMREVKIGESICVLVLLFSGLVTCSGVIGSPLTDDVATLETLSENIPNDYRIPISFITKDVGGACWLYVNLNHVESSLKTLARKFGNLSTNKANISIFVTMLEGFRFTLDNEELEVTMQTFECHYRRGKWLTRRYFNHVKEVLTAAGSTLGKFHDCTPPPCKTPPAPPFTPGKSRQQNGMNGATHGLLALLIIPSMAVLVLTVRMVFRRSNGCVQRMHEVSLNEPHDGAEESRTEPHSGGLPNSSSSSQQDRACVDSLGCADTEV